A DNA window from Trichosurus vulpecula isolate mTriVul1 chromosome 2, mTriVul1.pri, whole genome shotgun sequence contains the following coding sequences:
- the PDPN gene encoding podoplanin isoform X2, giving the protein MSTAVSDGNPYGSDDASTPLPTTTIRPPDTTGYEDKPSTVATVHYRENSTDSRVITDHASGGLETVALVGIILGIVIAIGIIAGIIIAVVRKMSGRP; this is encoded by the exons ATGAGTACAGCAGTCAGTGATGGGAATCCTTATGGTTCTGATGATGCATCAACTCCG CTGCCCACAACAACCATAAGACCCCCCGATACCACAGGATACGAAGATAAACCCAGTACAGTGGCCACAGTCCACTACAGAGAGAACTCCACGGACTCCAGGGTTATAACTGATCATGCCAGTG GAGGCTTGGAGACTGTAGCATTGGTGGGAATCATTTTGGGAATTGTGATCGCCATTGGTATCATTGCTGGAATCATCATTGCAGTCGTGAGGAAAATGTCGGGCAG GCCGTAG
- the PDPN gene encoding podoplanin isoform X1: MSTAVSDGNPYGSDDASTPLPTTTIRPPDTTGYEDKPSTVATVHYRENSTDSRVITDHASGGLETVALVGIILGIVIAIGIIAGIIIAVVRKMSGRYSP; encoded by the exons ATGAGTACAGCAGTCAGTGATGGGAATCCTTATGGTTCTGATGATGCATCAACTCCG CTGCCCACAACAACCATAAGACCCCCCGATACCACAGGATACGAAGATAAACCCAGTACAGTGGCCACAGTCCACTACAGAGAGAACTCCACGGACTCCAGGGTTATAACTGATCATGCCAGTG GAGGCTTGGAGACTGTAGCATTGGTGGGAATCATTTTGGGAATTGTGATCGCCATTGGTATCATTGCTGGAATCATCATTGCAGTCGTGAGGAAAATGTCGGGCAGGTACTC GCCGTAG